From one Nilaparvata lugens isolate BPH chromosome 2, ASM1435652v1, whole genome shotgun sequence genomic stretch:
- the LOC111049943 gene encoding coiled-coil domain-containing protein 112, with amino-acid sequence MIGWKRRSYVPEAVAFICGTNKLKSQQEMLERMQDKLVSSLKKFTVHERNEILCEMRVTELAATKVIEAFQDELITIFDLMRDVSHEVKDDEKLKSHSITYFRQKLTALETKIYKLKEECTRELNKLEDEEGALTVETEFMETRMENWGKTNKLREVRRAQSASKINCSCTTDQLCPEIRNFSQFVQRYGGHNGGWKEEDHLMYLKFRQKHGPKETAVLLNQNLPEVKFEMNNRLFHPLNKRMKDSYSTEQQKIRKEQELQEKLEEEEMKKKINSLKRKEQEKRKAFLAEYRRERDNCEQALQIAKQTEEERRRHLAALQANSMLRQFRHEDMKYVLRRRDLLQQKQDSDSRSTTSTASSISVKVKRDPERLFQPTKVWQMRATKPSDDFQQDLVKPIIHLHNMPHLKIPKWRQGLTFDI; translated from the exons ATGATTGGCTGGAAACGACGTTCGTATGTGCCGGAGGCAGTGGCATTCATCTGCGGTACTAACAAACTGAAAAGTCAACAGGAGATGCTCGAAAGAATGCAAGATAAACTGGTGTCATCACTCAAGAAATTTACTGTACATGAGAGGAATGAAATACTTTGCGAAATGAGAGTCACTGAGCTGGCAGC GACAAAAGTGATTGAAGCCTTTCAAGATGAGCTCATAACAATATTTGATCTGATGAGGGATGTTAGCCACGAAGTCAAGGATGATGAAAAACTTAAATCTCATA GTATCACCTATTTTCGCCAGAAGCTAACTGCATTggaaacaaaaatatacaagttGAAAGAGGAATGTACTAGGGA GTTGAATAAACTGGAGGATGAGGAAGGAGCATTAACAGTGGAGACTGAGTTTATGGAAACAAGGATGGAGAATTGGGGCAAAACAAATAAACTAAGGGAGGTGCGGAGAGCGCAGAGTGCTAGCAAGATCAACTGCAGTTGTACAACAGATCAACTATGTCCA GAGATCAGAAATTTCTCTCAATTTGTTCAACGATATGGAGGTCACAATGGAGGCTGGAAAGAGGAGGACCATcttatgtatttgaaatttagGCAGAAGCATGGTCCCAAAGAGACAGCAGTTCTATTAAATCAGAACTTACCAG AAGTAAAGTTTGAGATGAACAATAGACTTTTCCATCCACTGAACAAAAGAATGAAAGATTCATACAGTACG GAACAACAGAAAATTAGAAAGGAGCAGGAGTTACAGGAAAAATTGGAAGAAGaggaaatgaaaaagaaaatcaATAGTTTGAAAAGAAAGGAGCAG GAAAAGAGGAAAGCATTCCTAGCTGAATATAGGCGTGAGAGAGACAATTGTGAACAAGCTTTGCAGATTGCAAAACAGACAGAAGAAGAGCGAAGAAGGCATTTGGCTGCGCTACAGGCAAATTCAATGTTGAGACAGTTCAG ACATGAAGATATGAAGTATGTCCTTCGAAGGAGAGATTTGCTCCAGCAAAAACAAGACAGTGATTCAAGAAGTACAACCAGTACTGCATCCTCTATCTCAGTAAAAGTGAAAAGAGATCCAGAGAGACTTTTTCAGCCAACTAAAGTTTGGCAAATGAGGGCAACAAAACCAAGTGACGACTTTCAACAAGACCTAGTGAAACCCATCATTCATCTTCATAATATGCCTCATTT
- the LOC111049950 gene encoding mucin-5AC-like — translation MLSWTLIALGLNFLACAGADEQKAVTLNNVNIDPALLLEHEKLMNGARAAIERITSQRMSLLQKRQATANETAAAAKHDDEEHDDGQYHHHHDHDHDHDHGKWDIRHSVPGEPTVDYPVLAAVPSTTFTCTGLPQGYYADKEARCQVFHVCSTPPLIIKSSFLCPNGSIFSQEHSVCEWWNMVNCTGEIRRPDILPEPDIANKIEANDTSAVIQSFTDDKSMNSNQEQNKVIETDPGDTVMDLDDNGGAGILAITNVTSQNNNSNRTVFVSSMLNDSSLYYEEKKKGMVEAAKEENASNAADNNKMQIVPSVDDTGYNYEGAAQKNVSFSLDDYSSYNKYDNKSQITTSNKDESGFSLENVKTQGYVYETPKTPLTYPTTVSTLYTTSTPDFHLDFDLEPRRSDGDEAITSFESKTKSESLDAPRTNLDNQQINSINEGFFNAFTPTTPSTSYDVGYDYSRPSTTFSPSSPTHSTFGYSYSPPSTAFSYPNEIKQSNDLKTRYQEDTRYTTAKFPSSTVYPDTFKTQTPADFPSTTLSPPTFNQSPDTTFGVTEASPPNYDTTPSPVPEKESNAGISQNIFSGIDSADKTFNFNSLSVSNDGGSGLIDVGSSVQTPPTPLADPSQSSITDFPSTGAGDAQSFSAAPSQNSNTDFSNTGTGGVQSTTTPPFRGFSGEPFSIKSTTDFPFDNKDLVSQISQTFEDENGTVITRVDFKFASENKTTSEETNSFENKTVTRVITLPSSDLPSDDFLNELNSLSQSELRVEPSSIEFDSSFNPNFIPSSQDTTEASRKEASPARFTTATPVATTSRDEKQEQTPSKLLIPLSNYQEQGSIETSKNSIPNVEEFGSLERYRVKTKPQNTKSPAYYPNKQEYKNLNNYQSQNFQSAQVAITQRTPTYDLKFNNAFVSQPYAFQPSVPRNYQPTQNSQYQNHQQDNVNLLSYILRTNLAQQSYYPQQSYFPQQNYHSQQNYHAQQPLFNPYLQEARLLLNSGLVNNLDLTKMNYLHSNNNNYNSAHSLNSLFTANNQAQSYSAPQQQHKYEQRSFQADIVPSVSFDFDSNEGIKEFNLAVSTGIVRRKKRYI, via the exons GGCTCAACTTCCTAGCTTGTGCTGGTGCTGATGAGCAGAAAGCCGTCACATTGAACAATGTGAACATTGATCCAGCTCTACTTTTG GAGCACGAGAAACTGATGAACGGCGCACGAGCGGCGATCGAACGGATCACCAGTCAGCGGATGTCGCTGCTGCAGAAGAGGCAGGCAACAGCCAATGAGACGGCGGCGGCGGCCAAGCATGATGACGAGGAGCATGACGACGGCCAGTACCATCATCACCACGACCACGACCACGACCACGACCACGGCAAGTGGGACATCCGGCACTCGGTGCCCGGCGAGCCCACTGTTGACTACCCCGTCCTGGCGGCCGTCCCTAGCACCACGTTCACTTGCACTGGGTTGCCACAAG GCTATTATGCGGATAAAGAAGCGCGTTGCCAAGTATTCCATGTATGCTCAACCCCTCCTCTCATCATCAAGTCGTCGTTCCTCTGTCCGAATGGCTCAATTTTCAGTCAAGAGCACTCAGTCTGCGAATGGTGGAACATGGTCAACTGTACCGGCGAGATTCGGCGACCAGATATACTTCCTGAGCCAGATATTGCAAATAAGATTGAAGCAAACGACACCAGCGCCGTCATACAATCATTTACAGATGATAAATCTATGAACTCCAATCAAGAACAGAATAAAGTGATAGAAACCGATCCGGGTGATACTGTTATGGACTTGGATGATAATGGTGGAGCCGGAATCCTAGCAATCACGAATGTAACTAGTCAGAACAATAACTCCAATAGAACAGTTTTTGTCTCATCAATGCTCAACGATTCTTCCCTGTAttatgaagagaagaagaaaggcATGGTAGAAGCAGCAAAGGAAGAGAATGCTTCAAATGCAGCTGACAATAATAAAATGCAAATTGTACCATCGGTTGATGATACAGGTTACAATTATGAAGGTGCAGCTCAgaaaaatgtaagtttttccCTCGATGACTACTCAAGCTACAACAAATATGACAATAAATCTCAAATAACAACATCAAACAAAGATGAGTCAGGATTTAGTTTGGAAAATGTTAAAACACAGGGCTATGTATACGAAACTCCTAAAACTCCTCTAACATATCCAACAACCGTATCTACTCTCTACACTACTTCTACACCAGATTTTCACTTGGATTTTGACTTGGAACCCCGAAGATCTGACGGAGATGAAGCTATCACTAGTTTTGAATCCAAAACCAAATCTGAATCTCTAGATGCACCAAGAACTAATTTGGATAATCAACAAATAAACAGTATAAATGAAGGATTCTTCAACGCATTCACACCAACCACTCCTTCAACATCATATGATGTGGGCTATGATTACAGTCGGCCATCTACAACTTTCAGCCCTTCCAGCCCAACACATTCAACGTTCGGTTACAGTTATTCTCCACCAAGTACTGCATTCTCATACCCGAATGAGATAAAGCAATCGAATGATTTGAAGACACGTTATCAAGAGGATACACGTTATACAACAGCAAAGTTTCCAAGTAGCACTGTTTATCCTGATACTTTCAAAACACAGACACCGGCTGACTTTCCATCCACAACTCTTTCTCCTCCGACATTTAATCAGAGTCCTGATACAACATTTGGAGTTACTGAGGCGAGCCCACCCAATTATGATACAACACCAAGTCCTGTTCCAGAGAAAGAATCTAATGCAGGAATCTCTCAAAATATATTCTCCGGAATTGATTCAGCTGataaaacattcaattttaattcattGTCTGTTTCTAATGATGGGGGAAGTGGTTTAATAGATGTGGGGTCATCTGTTCAAACTCCACCTACACCTCTTGCTGATCCTTCCCAAAGTTCAATTACAGATTTCCCCAGTACAGGTGCAGGAGATGCACAGTCATTTTCTGCTGCTCCATCCCAAAATTCAAATACAGATTTCTCCAATACAGGTACTGGTGGTGTACAGTCGACTACTACTCCACCATTCAGAGGATTTAGTGGAGAACCCTTTTCAATAAAATCGACGACAGACTTTCCCTTTGATAACAAAGATTTGGTCAGTCAGATTTCACAGACCTTTGAAGACGAAAACGGTACAGTTATCACGAGAGTAGATTTTAAATTTGCATCTGAAAATAAGACGACAAGTGAAGAAACGAACTCCTTCGAAAACAAGACAGTAACACGAGTTATAACTTTACCTAGCTCAGATCTGCCATCAGATGATTTCCTGAACGAGCTGAATTCTTTGAGTCAAAGTGAGTTGAGAGTGGAACCTTCAAGTATTGAATTCGACTCCTCATTCAATCCAAACTTCATACCAAGCTCTCAAGACACCACAGAGGCCTCTCGGAAGGAGGCCTCGCCTGCTCGTTTCACAACAGCTACTCCTGTCGCTACTACTTCCAGGGATGAAAAACAAGAGCAAACTCCTTCAAAACTATTGATTCCTCTCAGTAACTACCAGGAACAGGGAAGCATTGAAACAAGCAAGAATTCAATTCCTAATGTAGAAGAATTTGGAAGCTTGGAAAGATATAGGGTTAAAACAAAGCCTCAAAACACAAAGTCACCAGCATACTATCCAAACAAGCAGGAATACAAGAATTTGAACAACTATCAGAGCCAGAATTTCCAATCAGCACAGGTAGCAATCACTCAAAGAACACCTAcctatgacttgaaattcaACAACGCTTTTGTAAGTCAGCCATATGCTTTTCAGCCATCTGTTCCAAGAAATTACCAACCAACACAAAATTCACAGTACCAAAATCATCAACAAGATAATGTGAATTTACTCAGTTACATTCTCAGAACTAATCTAGCTCAACAAAGTTATTACCCTCAACAAAGTTATTTTCCTcaacaaaattatcattcacaacaAAACTATCACGCTCAGCAACCTCTCTTCAATCCTTATTTACAAGAAGCGCGTTTACTTCTGAACAGTGGCCTGGTGAATAACCTGGATCTGACAAAAATGAACTATCTCCATAGCAATAACAATAACTACAACAGTGCACATAGCTTGAATTCTCTTTTCACCGCTAACAATCAAGCTCAAAGTTATTCTGCGCCTCAACAGCAGCATAAATATGAACAGAGAAGCTTCCAAGCTGATATCGTTCCATCAGTCAGTTTCGACTTCGATTCAAATgaaggaataaaagaattcaatCTTGCTGTTTCAACAGGAATCGTCAGGAGGAAAAAAAgatacatttga